One segment of Streptomyces sp. NBC_01463 DNA contains the following:
- a CDS encoding TetR/AcrR family transcriptional regulator yields MTTGEETSTEGVGLPNSIEVLWELRNREQRTARTSLSVERIVTAAIESADADGLAGLSMSRVAKSLDFGTMSLYRHVSSKDELRQLMLDMAYGTPPRIDTADGDWRGGLEQWARAFQEVFRRHPWMLQISVSGPPLEPGQLSWLECGLRTLGGTTLRPDDKLSVMMLMIGYVRNNVQMSLGVVTQDISDTDLMANYGRALAKYADSASFPALVELLEAGAFDEPEDDFTFGLQRVLDGIEVLGRIRNGEQPLT; encoded by the coding sequence ATGACGACTGGCGAAGAAACGAGCACGGAAGGCGTCGGCCTGCCGAACAGCATCGAGGTGCTCTGGGAACTGCGGAACCGGGAACAGCGCACCGCGCGTACCAGTCTGAGCGTCGAGCGCATCGTGACGGCCGCGATCGAGTCGGCGGACGCCGACGGTCTCGCCGGCCTGTCCATGTCCCGCGTGGCCAAGAGCCTCGACTTCGGCACCATGTCTCTGTACCGCCATGTGTCGAGCAAGGACGAGCTGCGGCAGCTGATGCTCGACATGGCCTACGGCACCCCGCCCCGCATCGACACGGCAGACGGTGACTGGCGTGGCGGGCTGGAGCAGTGGGCCCGCGCGTTCCAGGAGGTCTTCCGCCGGCACCCGTGGATGCTGCAGATCTCGGTCAGCGGACCGCCTCTGGAGCCGGGGCAGCTCAGCTGGCTGGAGTGCGGCCTGCGCACGCTGGGCGGTACCACCCTGCGGCCGGACGACAAGCTGTCCGTGATGATGCTGATGATCGGCTACGTGCGCAACAACGTGCAGATGTCGCTCGGTGTCGTCACCCAGGACATCAGCGACACGGACCTGATGGCCAACTACGGCCGTGCGCTGGCCAAGTACGCCGACTCCGCGTCCTTCCCCGCCCTCGTGGAGCTGCTGGAGGCCGGGGCGTTCGACGAGCCCGAGGACGACTTCACCTTCGGCCTTCAGCGGGTTCTGGACGGCATCGAGGTGCTGGGCCGCATCCGTAACGGCGAGCAGCCGCTCACCTGA
- a CDS encoding MFS transporter, whose protein sequence is MTEIKPRAGLKEWLGLVVIVLVTLLIAIDISVLGFAITPISESLKPSATQLLWIMDIYSFVLAGALITMGWVGDRFGRRKLLIVGALVFGVASALAATADTPEMLIGARALLGLGAATLTPTSLALIRNMFHDSKQRKSAIAAWSGTLATGAALGPVVGGLLLNNFWWGSVFMINTPVMVLVLILAPILLPERRDPSRGKLDVLGAFLSIAGIMPFIYGLKELAVDGWSGESAIWAGAGAVLLVAFVQRQRMTSHPLIDISLFRYGGFTGAILTNLMVMFSFMGISILTNQFLQMVLGMTPFRAALWSMAVMPAIGIAVGLVSALSRKVKPVYLVASGMLVMALGFGVLSRLTVDSNVALLLVGVGLMAAGMTASKTLTAEIVVTSAPKEHAGSSTATSETFTEFGSAFGFAVIGSIGSAIYRHDMDAANPAGLGGEALDAVRNTIGGAATVAAQQPAAVGAELLATSREAFTHGLQVAALSGAAAMVVVAAIVAVLLRKVPIETGDPIDPYDIDAPATVPSPKRMQPTAG, encoded by the coding sequence ATGACAGAAATCAAGCCCCGCGCGGGGCTCAAGGAATGGCTCGGCCTCGTGGTGATCGTCCTGGTCACCCTGCTGATCGCCATTGACATCTCCGTACTCGGCTTCGCGATCACACCCATCAGCGAGTCCCTGAAGCCGAGCGCCACCCAGCTGCTGTGGATCATGGACATCTACAGCTTCGTGCTGGCCGGCGCACTGATCACGATGGGGTGGGTCGGCGACCGCTTCGGCCGGCGGAAGCTCCTGATCGTCGGCGCCCTGGTCTTCGGCGTCGCGTCCGCACTCGCCGCCACGGCGGACACCCCCGAGATGCTCATCGGCGCGCGAGCCCTGCTGGGGCTCGGCGCGGCGACCCTGACGCCGACCTCCCTGGCCCTGATCCGCAACATGTTCCACGATTCCAAGCAGCGCAAGTCGGCCATCGCCGCCTGGAGCGGCACCCTCGCCACCGGGGCGGCCCTCGGGCCGGTCGTCGGGGGTCTGCTGCTGAACAACTTCTGGTGGGGTTCGGTCTTCATGATCAACACCCCGGTGATGGTGCTGGTGCTGATCCTGGCCCCGATCCTGCTGCCGGAGCGGCGCGACCCCTCGCGCGGCAAGCTGGACGTGCTCGGCGCGTTCCTTTCGATCGCCGGCATCATGCCGTTCATCTACGGCCTCAAGGAGCTGGCCGTGGACGGCTGGTCGGGCGAGTCCGCGATCTGGGCCGGTGCCGGCGCGGTCCTGCTCGTCGCCTTCGTACAGCGTCAGCGCATGACGTCGCACCCGCTCATCGACATCTCGCTGTTCCGCTACGGCGGCTTCACCGGGGCGATCCTGACCAACCTGATGGTGATGTTCTCGTTCATGGGCATCAGCATTCTCACCAACCAGTTCCTTCAGATGGTGCTGGGCATGACACCCTTCCGGGCGGCGCTGTGGTCCATGGCGGTGATGCCGGCGATCGGGATCGCGGTCGGCCTCGTCTCGGCCCTGTCCCGCAAGGTCAAGCCGGTCTATCTGGTCGCCAGCGGCATGCTCGTGATGGCCCTCGGATTCGGTGTGCTCAGCCGGCTCACGGTGGACTCGAACGTCGCCCTCCTCCTGGTGGGCGTGGGACTGATGGCCGCCGGCATGACGGCCTCGAAGACGCTCACCGCGGAGATCGTCGTCACCTCCGCACCGAAGGAGCACGCCGGATCGTCCACCGCCACCTCGGAGACGTTCACCGAGTTCGGCAGCGCGTTCGGCTTCGCCGTCATCGGCAGCATCGGATCCGCCATCTATCGGCATGACATGGACGCGGCGAACCCGGCCGGTCTCGGCGGAGAGGCACTGGACGCGGTACGCAACACGATCGGCGGTGCCGCCACCGTCGCCGCCCAGCAGCCGGCCGCGGTCGGCGCCGAACTGCTCGCCACCAGCCGCGAGGCCTTCACCCACGGCCTCCAGGTGGCAGCGCTCTCCGGGGCCGCCGCCATGGTCGTGGTGGCCGCGATCGTCGCCGTACTGCTGCGCAAGGTGCCGATCGAGACGGGCGACCCGATCGACCCCTACGACATCGACGCTCCGGCGACCGTGCCCTCCCCCAAGCGCATGCAGCCCACCGCGGGCTGA
- a CDS encoding AMP-binding protein: protein MDQTSAHALYDRFLRGLARSPEGVAVRAGEASLTYRELHDRALTWAGSLLAALPERPAAVGVLAGKGLDAYTSILACLFTGVPMVPLQPSFPVLRTLQMLEAAGVEALIVDAEAVTALEKLRAEGVALPALLDGGADGAAGVVSPDSAARLACPHPVASDDVAYVLFTSGSTGRPKGVPVTHANGAHYFGLLDARYDFGPHDVFSQNFDLNFDCAMFDLFCAWGAGATLVAVPAGAYRDLPGFVAEQGITVWFSTPSVIGLVRRTGRLTVDALPSLRWSFFAGEAVTCQDVTDWQHAASGSAVENLYGPTELTITITRHRWSPGTSPGISVAGVVPIGPVHAGHAWMLIGEDGERDPLEGELCVAGPQLTAGYLDPADDAGRFLDRDGVRYYRTGDRIRVGENGQLLYLGRLDQQVQVRGVRIELAEIDEALRRCPGVEDAIAVPVPSEQGITLAAFHTGARVAPVALARELSSTLPRAVLPQHFFHLTEFPLNPNRKIDRRALLHRAMELLGRPH, encoded by the coding sequence ATGGACCAGACATCGGCCCACGCTCTCTATGACCGCTTCCTGCGCGGACTGGCACGGTCCCCGGAAGGGGTGGCCGTCCGGGCCGGCGAAGCCTCGTTGACGTACCGGGAGCTGCACGACCGGGCGCTGACCTGGGCGGGCTCGCTCCTGGCCGCGCTCCCGGAGCGCCCGGCCGCGGTGGGCGTGCTCGCGGGCAAGGGTCTCGACGCCTACACGTCCATCCTGGCCTGCCTGTTCACCGGGGTGCCGATGGTGCCGCTACAGCCTTCCTTCCCTGTTCTCCGTACGCTCCAGATGCTGGAGGCTGCGGGGGTGGAGGCGCTGATCGTGGACGCCGAGGCGGTCACGGCGCTGGAGAAGCTGCGCGCGGAAGGCGTCGCGCTTCCCGCCCTGCTGGACGGGGGTGCCGACGGGGCGGCCGGGGTGGTCTCCCCCGACTCGGCGGCACGCCTGGCGTGCCCGCACCCGGTCGCCTCCGACGACGTCGCCTACGTGCTGTTCACCTCCGGCTCCACGGGACGGCCCAAGGGCGTGCCGGTCACGCATGCCAACGGTGCCCATTACTTCGGCCTGCTCGACGCGCGGTACGACTTCGGGCCGCACGACGTGTTCTCCCAGAACTTCGATCTGAACTTCGACTGCGCGATGTTCGACCTGTTCTGCGCATGGGGTGCCGGTGCCACGCTGGTGGCCGTTCCCGCGGGTGCCTACCGGGACCTGCCCGGTTTCGTCGCCGAGCAGGGCATCACCGTCTGGTTCTCCACCCCCAGCGTGATCGGCCTGGTCCGGCGGACCGGCCGGCTGACGGTCGACGCCCTGCCCTCACTGCGCTGGAGCTTCTTCGCGGGCGAGGCGGTGACCTGTCAGGACGTGACGGACTGGCAGCACGCGGCGTCGGGTTCGGCCGTCGAGAACCTCTACGGCCCGACCGAGCTGACGATCACCATCACGCGGCATCGCTGGTCGCCCGGGACGTCGCCCGGTATCTCGGTCGCGGGTGTAGTCCCGATCGGGCCGGTTCACGCGGGCCACGCCTGGATGCTGATCGGCGAGGACGGCGAACGGGACCCGCTGGAAGGCGAGTTGTGCGTCGCGGGCCCGCAGCTGACGGCCGGGTATCTGGACCCGGCCGACGATGCGGGCCGGTTCCTCGACCGGGACGGGGTCCGTTACTACCGGACGGGCGACCGGATCCGTGTGGGTGAGAACGGACAGTTGCTCTACCTCGGCCGGCTGGATCAGCAGGTCCAGGTCCGTGGCGTGCGGATCGAACTGGCGGAGATCGACGAGGCGTTGCGCCGGTGCCCGGGGGTGGAGGATGCCATCGCGGTGCCGGTGCCCTCCGAGCAGGGCATCACGCTGGCCGCTTTCCACACCGGAGCGCGCGTCGCACCCGTCGCCCTGGCCCGCGAGCTGAGCAGCACCCTCCCCCGGGCCGTACTCCCCCAGCACTTCTTCCACCTCACGGAGTTCCCGCTCAACCCCAATCGGAAGATCGACCGACGGGCACTGCTGCACCGGGCGATGGAACTGCTCGGCCGTCCGCACTGA
- a CDS encoding helix-turn-helix domain-containing protein → MRLHEGDRARLEALTRMSTAPAGLVRRARIVLLAAGGISNTEVAAQLRVSRPTVIKWRSRYADSGIAALGDLPRPGRPATVDEVAVLVATLADGARPPARLRAPYWSSRLLADELGIAHTTVSRVWRKWGVRPHRPEAFQLPAVPPLPPGVHRGVVGVFRTASWNAVVLRADERPGCRAEERFRPLLVDRAGPAADSAAAPAAFLHLLDSVAQAHPYPRLHVLLNGTGAVRSRGVREWLVRNPRVSLHHAPANRPWADPTEVLLRLAGTGHRPTSPIHRHPGNTHGPDIGPRSL, encoded by the coding sequence TTGCGACTGCACGAGGGCGACCGGGCCCGACTGGAGGCTCTGACCCGCATGTCGACGGCGCCCGCCGGGCTCGTCCGGCGGGCGCGGATCGTGCTGCTCGCCGCAGGAGGCATCTCGAACACGGAGGTCGCCGCCCAGTTGCGGGTCTCCCGGCCGACCGTCATCAAGTGGCGTTCCCGCTATGCGGATTCGGGTATCGCGGCGCTGGGCGATCTGCCCCGGCCGGGGCGTCCCGCGACGGTGGACGAGGTGGCGGTGCTCGTCGCCACGCTTGCCGACGGCGCCAGGCCCCCGGCCCGGCTGCGGGCTCCGTACTGGTCCTCGCGGCTGCTGGCCGACGAGTTGGGGATCGCCCACACCACCGTGTCGCGCGTGTGGCGCAAGTGGGGGGTACGGCCGCATCGCCCCGAGGCCTTCCAGCTGCCCGCCGTGCCACCCCTGCCGCCCGGTGTCCATCGAGGGGTCGTCGGTGTCTTTCGCACAGCGTCGTGGAACGCCGTGGTTCTGCGGGCGGACGAGCGGCCGGGGTGCCGGGCCGAGGAGCGGTTCCGGCCCCTGCTGGTCGACCGGGCCGGGCCCGCGGCCGACAGCGCCGCGGCACCGGCCGCCTTCCTGCACCTCCTGGACTCCGTCGCCCAGGCCCACCCCTACCCGAGGCTGCACGTACTCCTGAACGGGACAGGTGCGGTGCGGTCCAGGGGCGTACGCGAGTGGCTCGTCAGGAATCCCCGGGTCTCCCTGCACCACGCGCCGGCCAACCGCCCCTGGGCCGACCCCACCGAGGTCCTCCTGCGGCTCGCCGGGACCGGGCACCGCCCCACCTCACCCATCCATCGCCATCCGGGGAACACTCATGGACCAGACATCGGCCCACGCTCTCTATGA
- a CDS encoding acyl carrier protein has protein sequence MWDEQFDILLRKQLSFLPPDEPITEDMRLRDYGLDSLGMIELLAGLEAAYDVRFRDEALSLEIFETPDVLWDALQRLR, from the coding sequence ATGTGGGATGAACAGTTCGACATTCTCCTTCGGAAGCAGCTTTCCTTCCTTCCTCCGGACGAGCCGATCACGGAGGACATGAGACTGCGCGACTACGGCCTCGATTCGCTGGGCATGATCGAACTTCTCGCGGGCCTCGAAGCCGCTTACGACGTGCGTTTCCGCGACGAGGCGCTCTCGCTGGAGATATTCGAGACCCCGGACGTCCTCTGGGACGCGCTGCAACGTCTGCGCTGA